The Proteus sp. ZN5 genome includes the window TATTCATATTCTGAAAATAACGAATGATAAATTGATTAAAATCTTGTTTTTCAGTGGCATGAAAACTAATTAAGCTAGTGTCATTAGCTAAATTAGGATCAAGCATATAAGGTTTTTGCAGCACTTCATCATAAATCAAAGAAATTGCTTTTGGTAAAGGCACCGCTTCCAATTTGAAATCTACGTTTTTTGTCTGAGCTTGAATAGAAAAAGCGCAAAATATGAGTATCCATAATAATTTATTCACTGTGCCCCTCCTGAATAGTAATTAACAAGCTGACCATCAATTTCACCTTGCAAAAGCCTACCGTTAAATTGAAACTGACTACGAGGCTCAAGACGTAATTGTCCTTGTTTATCGGCTAGAATGACGTATGCCTTCCCTTCGCTAATGAGTTCACCTGTAATGCGCCATTTAGTCGATAAAACAGGTTTTGGTGGGCTGAAAGTTAAATTTGTAATCTGATTAGAATTAACAGATTGAAAATGCGTAGATTGAGCAGGTTCTGTTTTATCGGAAGTTAAATACTGATTGAAATACTGATAAACAAAATAAACAGAAACCAATATACCAATAGGCACAAGAATCATTAGCACAAGCACTTTATTTGATGAAAAAATAGACTGACGCTTGTCGGTTTTTAATGTATTAGGGTTGTTTCCCTCAACAGATTTATAGAGTTCAAAAATAGATTTATCGTATTTTTCCTGATAAAAATTCATTCGATTAGATTTAGTGATCTTGGCACCTTGAAAAATATCAACTCGATATCGATTATTTAAACCTAATGAAACATGTTTTTGCATACGATAAGTCGTTTCAATACGAGCCTTGATAAAACGAGGTATATCACTAACTGTTTGATTAATTACAACTAAATCAGACATAACGCCAGTGTCTTTATTCACGAAATGACCATGTTCAGCAATAAAAGAACGGTGATTTTTAGGGATATCCTTATCACTGCCCCAAACTCGCCAAACCTCATCAATAACAACTAAGTCACCCGCCTGACAAAAGGTATTTTGATTCTCCATAGACGGTAAAAAGTCTTCATCTAGACATTGACTATTTTCGACATGAACAATAGAGCCTAACTTATCTAAAGATAATTTCTTGTATTGCTTTAAACAGTATTCCTTTATTTTTTCTTCATTCAACCCATAAATATTTGAAATGACACGACGACCTGAAGCTATTGCAGGAACAATAACAGATTTTACAACTTCGTATGATTTACCTGAGCGAGGTACACCGACATAAGCAGTAATTGGCATAATATATCCCTCAACCAATAATCGGTAATCTACGAATAATAAACCGTGTTACCATTGCTGAAATAACTAAAGGAACACCGAATGGAAATTGTAATAAATTTAAGAAAAACCAAATTGCATCGGGTAAAGAATTAAAAAGATCAGATAAATTAGTTGATTTAGGTAAAAACCACTCAATAATTATGGGGATAAATTCAGTTGTTATATAAAAAAGAGAAAAAAACAAAAAGAATTTAGCGACAATACCTTTAAAAATAAAACCAAATGCCCCACTGAATAGTGTTGTTAACAAGCGCCCCATTATTTCACCTATGCACTTAATAATTTACGTAAAGCAATAAATGCCCATACTAAAGAAAATATAGATTCTATAATGCTTCTGTTTTGTTCAATTAGCGGGCAATGAGAATCAACTTTATAGTTTTCATTAAGAAATGGAATGTTCCATATTGGACATTGAGCATTTCGTGATGGTAAATCAAAATCTTGTAAGTAAGGAAAAAATGATTTATAAGGCAGTAATATTTGCTCTGCTGTTGGCATATCTAAATCAGGGTATTTAATATCGTTTTCATCGAAATCATCATCCTTATCTGTTGGCGTTGTAGGCTTTGTTTCCGTAGTGTTATTTATAATTATTAAATTGTTATTACTTCCTGTTTTAACGCTCTCAAATAAATCATGAAAATAAACTGTTTGAGATTCGTTATTTTCTTTAAGAAGATTTTTTATTTCATCTTTTGTTATGGCATTAGAACTATTAAAAGGAATACCTTTATAATCTGGTTGTAACGATGCATTCATTAAGATTGCATTCAATAAATTAGCAATTTCATCTAATGAAACTTCAGTATAAGATAATGATTTCAGTAAATCATCTAAGTCAATATTATCGGCTGGATATGGTATTCCATCATGAAAAACAACCTGTTTTTTCCCATGAAAAAAATATTGAGTATATGAACGATTTGGAATAAAGCTACCGGATGCATTAGTTAAGTCATAAGTTCCAGTGAAATAAACTGTATCACCTAAATCGGTTCTTAATCGAATATCTCGTAATGAAGAAAACTGACATGGTGCTTCACCGATACATGTAATTTTATTATGCTGAACATCATATTCAAATAGTTGTGTAAGTAGTGACTCAGGCGAAGAACCTAGAAATTTTTGATTGTCGTAATCAATAGAATAAACTTTATCATTCCCTGAAAATAAGTCATTCTGTAAAGCATTCAGCCCATAACCAAGCCCTATCCAATTTAACGCATTTCCCGTTCTAATCAATGGAGATGATGCTGTCAATGCAGGCAAAGTCATTCTATTTACAGACGTTGCTGTTAATGTTGCTACCTCAGTACTTACTGCTCTTTTGGCGACAACATTTCCAAATAAACGAGGTAATAAAGCTCTAGCAACAAGAACTGGAGAAGAATAAACATGCCCTATATACGAAAAAGAAAACATAAAACAAGATAAAATAAAAATGAATTTTCGGATTTTATTATTACTGAAAAAAAACATAAATAGCCTCAAAAATCATTTCTCAATAAGAATTAAATCCTTGAATTACAGCCCATCCACATAATACCCCTGTAAAAAAGCTCATTAATTCCCACATAAAATCCCCTAATAATCAGAAATGGGGCTGTAAAGCCCCAAACCATCAAAATGCATTAAGCATGCGAGCGACCTTTTTAATTCCCATTACCACTACAGCAACGCCCATAATAGTACCAGCTACGGCAACAATCCCTGTAATAATTGGACCCACATCAATTTGTTTAATGAGACCATCAAGATAATTACCATTTGTTACAGTATCATCAGCAGCAAAAGCAGATGAACTTAAAGCCATAGAAGCAACAACACCAGATTTTAAGTAAACATTAGAAATAATATTTTTGATATTCATATAGCACCTATAAATTTACCATTTTTATCATTCGCCCTAACCCATAACCTAATAAATAAAAGATTAAGACAAGCCCTAATCCTGCCCCAAAGATATTATTATTAAATTCTCCAAAGAAAGGATTATTTGAAATAACAGATGAATCATGAATAGCACTTGATTGTATTGATGAAATAACATTGTCAGGCAATTGCAATGCAATATCGCTACACTGTGAAATATTACCAGCCTCGCTAGTATTGCAAATTCTAGCTTTGGTAAATTGGTTGTTATTCATGATTGAAACCTATTATTTAAAATTCAATTATTTTTTGTCCAGTGGTATTAATTTTGCCTTTTTTATTTTCAAAGAACCAAAATCACCAACCGAATAAGATGAATTATCTAATGTATAAAATCCAACGGGATATGGAGCTTCTTCCTTGTCTAATTGGATAATAAATTTTTCAGGATAAACACCACCATTATAAATGTAGGCGTTTTGTTCTCTGAAAGTTAATACTTCACCTGTTTGTTTAGAGATAACTTGTTTACTATTTACTTTTCCATCAACTTCATTAATTTCAATTTTCAACATAAATAAACACCTTATATTTAAAAAGGACACTGGTTCGTTTTTAGTTTTTCATTTAATAACGTTTGATATATAGGAGGTATATCAAATCGTAAATTCATATCACTAATATGCTCTTCACGTATTATCATGGATAGAACTGTATTAATATCTCCATTAAAAAAATGAAATACTTTAGCAATATTGGCAGAAGCTTGTTTTCTCAACCATTTAACTTTAGCTTCTATTGAATCAATCGCTTTCCTACCAAATAATTTAGGAATTGATTGTGGTTTACTGGGATTTATTTGAGCGGAATAAGCACAAAGCCCTGTATAAATACCTGCAATATTAAGAAGCACATCAATAGATATTTCTTTTAATTCAACTTCTGAGCGATACCAGACACCAGAAATTTTTTGTTCTAATGCTTTATTATAAATACGCCAATAAACTCGTGATTGCCTAGAACCTACGTTTACTATTTCTTTAGTCGGGCAACCATTAGAATCAATAGCTTGAGAGGTTTCTAATTTCGGTTTTGGACCTTTACCACCATAAAATGCATCATCTTTGTACGCTTGTAATGCAGCAGTACAAGTATAAATACCATCATAATCATCAGTAGCTAAATCTAATCTTTTTAATCTAATAATATCCAAATGGATTAACCACTTATGGATTTTTTGCGGCGTTGTTCCACTAAAAACATGAGCACAACCTTTACCTGAAATCTGAACATAAAAAGTGTCTTTATTACCGCCCCAATAAACGACGCCAAAATGCTCAACACCGCCTTCATCACTATATAGTAACGCTGAATCTTGATAAGCGAATCCACCCTTTCCTCTTGGTGCTCCCATGACTAAACCAAATACTGATGAAAGCCATGATTTTAAGCGAGAGAAATAGCATGAAATCAAATCTGTTTCATAACGATTACGCTGTTCATCGGTCATACTAGAATGAATAATCTCAGGTATATCTTGATAGTTGTCATGAGTAAAAGTGATATCACGATGCTGATATTGTTTATATGAAGGTAAAAATTGAAATTTTCGCCATTCAAAACCTTTTTCTTGAAAGGTATGAACATCTTTCATAACAGAAATAGGTGCAGAAAACGCCAAAAAATCAATAAGTACAGATCTTTCCTGTTTATCAGACATTATGACTCTCCTGATACCCAGTAAAATCCCCTGATTCCGCTGTTGTTGGCGCTAAAATGAAGTTATCACTAAAGTAACAAGAACATTCTTTAATCAATTCATCAAAGGAACGATAAAAATCCCAGTCAATACCTACTTTGGCATTAACTCCGTATCCTTCAATAAAATCAAAATAAATAA containing:
- a CDS encoding replication initiation factor domain-containing protein; amino-acid sequence: MSDKQERSVLIDFLAFSAPISVMKDVHTFQEKGFEWRKFQFLPSYKQYQHRDITFTHDNYQDIPEIIHSSMTDEQRNRYETDLISCYFSRLKSWLSSVFGLVMGAPRGKGGFAYQDSALLYSDEGGVEHFGVVYWGGNKDTFYVQISGKGCAHVFSGTTPQKIHKWLIHLDIIRLKRLDLATDDYDGIYTCTAALQAYKDDAFYGGKGPKPKLETSQAIDSNGCPTKEIVNVGSRQSRVYWRIYNKALEQKISGVWYRSEVELKEISIDVLLNIAGIYTGLCAYSAQINPSKPQSIPKLFGRKAIDSIEAKVKWLRKQASANIAKVFHFFNGDINTVLSMIIREEHISDMNLRFDIPPIYQTLLNEKLKTNQCPF
- a CDS encoding single-stranded DNA-binding protein, translating into MLKIEINEVDGKVNSKQVISKQTGEVLTFREQNAYIYNGGVYPEKFIIQLDKEEAPYPVGFYTLDNSSYSVGDFGSLKIKKAKLIPLDKK
- a CDS encoding zonular occludens toxin domain-containing protein; this encodes MPITAYVGVPRSGKSYEVVKSVIVPAIASGRRVISNIYGLNEEKIKEYCLKQYKKLSLDKLGSIVHVENSQCLDEDFLPSMENQNTFCQAGDLVVIDEVWRVWGSDKDIPKNHRSFIAEHGHFVNKDTGVMSDLVVINQTVSDIPRFIKARIETTYRMQKHVSLGLNNRYRVDIFQGAKITKSNRMNFYQEKYDKSIFELYKSVEGNNPNTLKTDKRQSIFSSNKVLVLMILVPIGILVSVYFVYQYFNQYLTSDKTEPAQSTHFQSVNSNQITNLTFSPPKPVLSTKWRITGELISEGKAYVILADKQGQLRLEPRSQFQFNGRLLQGEIDGQLVNYYSGGAQ
- a CDS encoding DUF2523 family protein, which translates into the protein MGRLLTTLFSGAFGFIFKGIVAKFFLFFSLFYITTEFIPIIIEWFLPKSTNLSDLFNSLPDAIWFFLNLLQFPFGVPLVISAMVTRFIIRRLPIIG